A region of the Polynucleobacter asymbioticus genome:
GATCAATACTTTCTACTGTAAATTCGCCTGAGCCATCGGACTCCCAGCGAACTCCATCGGTGGCCGGTAGGCCAGCTCGACGAGTCTCAACGGTAATGCGATCCGCCACAATAAAAGCCGAATAGAAACCCACACCAAACTGCCCAATTAAAGCGGCATCTTTTTGTTGGTCGCCAGAGAGCTTAGAGAAAAATTCTTTCGTACCAGAGCGAGCGATTGTTCCCAAGTTGGAAATCACTTCATCGCGACTCATTCCAATGCCGTTATCCGAAATGGTGACGGTTCTAGCGGTTTTATCAAAGCTGACCTTGATCTTCAGATCCGGATCATCGCCATACCAATCAGGATGCTCGATCCCTTCAAAACGAAGCTTGTCTGAAGCATCGGATGCATTGGAGATTAATTCACGTAGAAAAATTTCCTTGTTGGAATACAAGGAATGAATCATGAGTTGTAAAAGTTGCTTTACCTCGGCCTGAAAGCCTAAGGTTTCTTTACTGGCTACAGTCATACAAATACCCTCTTCATTAATCAACATAACCCCCAGTAAATGGGGGCCATTCAATACATTTCAAGGTCTATGACGTTGGAAATTTATCCTGGGTGTGGCTTTGCATGCTTTTCCGCAACAGGCAATTCAGCCTTCTTCCAGGCGCTAAAGCCACCCTCAAGGTGACAAATCCCAGGAACCCCCATCTTTTGGAGGGTTTCTGTGGCCAAAGCGGAGCGCCAAGCAGAAGCGCAATAGAGCACTAAGCGCTTACCCTCTCCAAAAACCGGCTTGTAATAAGGACTTTCTGGATCAACCCAAAATTCCAGCATGCCTCGGGGTGCATGAATGGCGCCTGGAATCATGCCATCGCGCTCCAACTCCCTCACATCCCGAATATCCACAAACACCGTGTTTTCCTCATCCAAGAATTTTTGCGCTTGCTCCAATGGAACGGTCTCAATTTGAGCCATCGCATTGGCAATTAATTCTTGATAGCCTAATTTCAATTTCATCCAAATCTCCTAAATTACTAATACTTTTATTTACTTGCTGTTAAGGGCGAATTCTTGATGCTGCCCTGATAATATGTACCCATGAACTTTACCCCCACAGAGCTTGGTGCAAGCATTATTTTTGCTATCGCGGTGCTGCATACCTTTTGCACTTCGTATTTTGAAACCCTGGCTAAAAAATCTCCAAGACATGCTGGTCTGTGGCACCTCCTCGGCGAGGTAGAAATCGTCTTTGGTTTTTGGGCAGCTATTCTGATTATTTTTATGTGGCTTGCAAACGATCTCGCCACAGCAAAAGAGTACGCCAATAAACGCAACTTTACAGAGCCGCTATTTGTGTTTGCCATTATGGTGGTTGCAGGTAGCAAGCCTATTCTGCATTTTGCAACTCAACTTCTTTATCAGCTCGGTAAGGCAATTCAATTGGTCTTGCGCACCAAACAAGCGCCAACACTATATTTCTTAACCCTCAGCATCACGCCGCTATTAGGCTCACTGATTACTGAGCCTGCTGCAATGACGCTGGCCGCTTTTTTATTGCGCGACCTAGTCTATCGCCATAAATGCTCTACATCGCTGTTATTTGGCACTCTAGGTGTTCTGTTCGTCAATATTTCAATCGGTGGCACACTCACCAATTTTGCTGCGCCGCCAGTACTCATGGTGGCATCTACATGGGGCTGGAGCACTGCTTTTATGTTTGCGAACTTTGGCCTTGAAGCAATGGTCGCTATTTTTATTAATGCTGGCGTCATAACCCTACTCTTTCACAAGCAACTTGTTGAACCTAGCAGCAAATCTGGTCACGTGCGTATTCCGCTCACCATTACAGTAATTCACCTTTTATTTTTGCTAGGTATTGTGGGCTTCGCGCATGACCCAGTCATCTTCATGTGGCTGCTACTCTTTTTTATTGGCTACACCACCGCTTATCCAAAACATCAAAGCCCACTCATCTTGCGTGAAGCTTTGCTAGTAGGATTCTTCTTAGGTGGATTAGTTGTCTTGGGCGCCTTACAAGGTTGGTGGCTTCAGCCGATCCTTGAAACCATGAGTCCCACTGCTGTGTTCTATGGCAGCCTGGCATTAACGGCAATTACCGATAATGCGGCACTCACCTATTTAGGCTCATTGGTGCAAGGCACTTCACCAGAGTTCAAGCTGGCATTAGTTGGCGGCGCAGTAGCGGGTGGTGGCTTAACCGTGATCGCAAATGCTCCCAATCCTGCTGGACTGGCTATTTTGCGCAGTTACTTCCCAAATGCAGCAGTTTCTGCGGGTTTGCTGTTCCTGGCCGCTATTCCGCCAACAATTGTTGCGATTCTGGCGCTACGTCTGCTCTAAACGCCTTATCCCGTAAAATCTGAGCTTCGCCCCCAGCTATAAACCTGAGAACGGCATATGAAAAAGCTCTATATCAAAACCTTTGGCTGTCAAATGAACGAGTATGACTCGGGCAAGATGGCCGACCTTCTACATGCCGATGAAGGCATGGTCATGACCGATACACCGGAAGATGCGGATGTCGTTCTACTAAACACCTGCTCGATTCGCGAAAAAGCAGAAGACAAAGTATTTTCAGACTTAGGGCGCCTACGTGAGCTCAAGAAAACTAAGCCTAATTTGTTAATTGGTGTAGGTGGTTGCGTTGCTAGCCAAGAAGGTCAGCAAATTATTAGTAGAGCGCCATATGTTGACGTAGTCTTTGGTCCACAAACCTTACATCGCCTCTCAGACCTCATTACGCAACGTCGCGAGACTGGTAGACCTCAGGTAGATATTTCTTTCCCAGAAATAGAAAAGTTTGATCACCTCCCAGCATCTCGACAAACTCGTGGTTCTGCTTATGTATCCATCATGGAAGGCTGCTCAAAGTATTGCAGCTACTGCGTGGTTCCCTACACTCGCGGTGAAGAAGTATCGCGCCCATTTGATGACGTATTGACTGAAGTAGCCGGTCTTGCAGCCCAGGGCGTAAAAGAAATTGTCCTGCTTGGTCAGAATGTGAACGCCTATCTTGGCAAGATGGGTGGCGGTGAAGAGATTGCAGACTTTGCATTACTGATTGAATACATTGCCGAAATTCCGGGCGTTGAAAGAATTCGCTTTACTACTAGCCACCCTAAAGAATTTACACAGCGCTTGATTGATGTTTACGCTAAAGTTCCGAAGCTTGTGAGTCACCTCCATCTTCCAGTACAGCATGCATCTGATTCGGTTTTATCTGCGATGAAACGTGGCTATACCGCACTTGAGTACAAAAGCATTATTCGTAAGATGCGTGCTGTGAGGCCTGATCTGACGCTCTCTAGTGATTTCATTGTGGGCTTTCCTGGTGAGACCGACGAGGACTTTGCAAAGCTATTGAAAATGGTTGAAGAACTGAATTTTGACAACAGCTTTTGCTTTATCTTTAGTGCGCGCCCTGGAACACCCGCTGCTAATTTGAGTGATGACACTCCTTATGAGGTCAAACTCAAGCGACTACAAACATTACTCGCCCTAGTTGAGTCACAAGCAAATCAAATTAGTAAGAATATGTTGGGCAACACTGAGCGAGTACTCGTTGAAGGCCTCGCCAAAGATGGTGTCAACCTACAGGGTCGCGCAGCCAATAATCGCGTGATCCACTTCACAGCACCAAATGACGATATTGAATCCCTCATAGGTCAAATAGTAGATATCCGGATTACCGAAGTACTCAACTACACACTTCGAGGTGACCTCATGATTGAGTCTATCCCTGTCCCTACTCATACCCACTAAGATGGCAAGCAAGAAAACATCCCCCACTAAACTCGAGATTGATATTCAATTTGCTAGCGCAACTATTGAAGAGAAAGTGCTTGCGATAGCATCTCTAGCAGCAATTAAAAAATGGGTGAAAGCAGCGGTTCAATTCAATGGCCTCATCACTTTGCGCTTTGTCAATGCAGCTGAAGGCAAAAAACTGAACTTTGCTTTTCGCAAAAAAGACTATGCAACCAACGTACTGACCTTTCCATATGAGTTAACTACAAAGACATTGGTGGCTGATGTTATTTTTTGTCTTCCCGTGATTCAAAAAGAGGCATCAGAGCAAAACAAATCTGTGAAGGCTCATTTGGCTCACCTGATCATTCATGGCTGTCTACATGCGCAAGGCCTTGATCATGAGAACGATCAAGAGGCAAAGAAAATGGAGGGCAAGGAGATTGCCCTCTTGAAGTCTTTAGGCTTTGCAAATCCCTACGCACCCATTTAAAGCATCTTTAAGACTTCCTTCATTGAATTTACTGATTTCTACGATATTCTTGCTATATGCCTGACCCCAATAAATCCCTTTTAGAGCGCTTGGCCGATTTTTTAACGCCACAGCCAACCAGCCCAATTGAACGTCGTCAAGAACTGATTGATACCCTTAGAGAAGCTCAGGCTGAGGGCTTAATTGATGCAGATGCCCTCTCCATGATTGAGGGTGTATTCCAGGTGGGGCAATTATGTGCTCGCGATATTTTGATTCCCAGAGCCCAGATTGACTGGATTGATATCAACCAGCCTTTATCGGAAATTATTAAAAACGTCATTACTGCTGCTCACTCACGCTTCCCAGTATTTGAAGGTAACCGTGACAATGTCATCGGCACCTTGCTGGCAAAAGATTTATTGCGTCACTCCACTGAAAAAGATTTTCAGGTTCGCGATTGGCTTCGCCCCGCTGTATTTATTCCTGAATCTAAACGCTTAAGTGTGTTGCTACGTGACTTCAAAGATAACCGCAACCATTTGGCCATTGTTGTTGATGAATACAGTGGCGTTGCAGGTGTGATTACGATTGAGGATGTGCTCGAGCAAATCGTTGGGGACATTGAAGATGAGCACGATGTTGATGAGGAAGCAGATAACCTCATCTCATTAGACAATGGCGATATTCGGGTTAAAGGGATTACTGAACTTGATCAATTTAATGAGACCTTGGGCACCCAATTTGAGGTTGAAGATATTGAAACGGTTGCTGGCTTAGTCATTCAGCATCTCGGTAGAGTACCCAAAATGGGTGAGCTTATTGAGATTGATGGCGTTGAATTTGAGGTTCAGCGTGCTGACCCAAGACAGATTCATATTCTGCTTGCACGACAACTCCCGAAGAAACCTTCCTGAGAATTACTTTGATTGATCTGCAATCAGCAAGGGCCAGCAATAGCATTCATTTATTGCTGCTGTTTTTCCTAGGAGCCTTACTGGCTTTCGCTGCAGAGCTGCCGTATGGTGGCTGGATACAAATCCCGATCCTCGGTTTGATTTGGTGGCGGATGAATCAGCAACCCAATCCATCCATCAAGAAACAATTTATTTCTGGCATGTCGTTTGGCCTAGGTTACTTTGTTCTCGGGCTCTGGTGGATCTATATTAGTCTGCATGACGTAGGTGGAATGCATGCTGTGGTTTCTTGCTTAGCCGTTTTTTTACTGGCGGCAGGCATGGGTTTATTTTTCTCCAGCGCCACCCTCGCCCTTTGCCTACCTCAGCGTAGATACCTTACGGGCTTGGTATTGGCGGCATCTTGGGTATTCATTGAATACCTTCGTAGCGTAGTGTTAACCGGCTTCCCTTGGATGGGATTTGCTGAAGCCCAATTCAATGGTCCCTTTGCACCAGTAGCACCATTCTTCGGCGGCTTGGCCTGCACATTTTTAGTAGTGTGGGTCTCTTGGGAAATCAGCCAGTTAAAGAAAAACATCTTTTTTAGTAGTGCCTGCATTATTTCGACGATTGCACTTGCGCAACTTGCAAGCTTTTGGACATTCACAAAGCCGGTTGGCGAGCCGCTCAGTGTTCGCTTAATTCAAGGCAATTTTGAGCAAAGCCTCAAGTTCAACCGCAAAGCCATTGAAGAGCAATTTAGTTTTTATACCAACGCCATCGAGAGTCAATCAGCTGATCTCATCATTACCCCAGAAACTGCTTATCCTTGGCCGCAAAGCAATCTTCCTGTCGGCTTATTAGAATCGCTTCAACAGTTTTCTAACAATACCTCTAGCAATGTCTTGCTTGGTTTAATTGGAGAGGTGAGTAATTCCACTGGAGTGAAATACACCAATCGCGCTCTTGGACTCTCTCCCAACACGCCGGGCTATCTATACGACAAATCCCATTTGGTGCCCTTTGGTGAATTTATTCCCCCCGGCTTTCAATGGTTTGTAAATGCATTTCATGTCCCCATGAGTGATTTCGCACGTGGCACATTAGATCAAGCTCCATTCAGTATTGTTCGCTCAGGCCAAGATGCGATTCAGGCAGCCATCACGATTTGCTATGAGGATGTCTTTGGCGGGGAATTAGCCTCCCGCATTCGCGAGAGTAGTAAGCCCGTTAACTTGTTGATCAATATGACTAATCTGGCCTGGTTTGGAAATTCTCAAGCACCAGCCCAGCAATTACGCCTATCCCAGTTACGCTCTTTGGAAACTGGTCTTCCAGCACTACGTGCTACCAATACCGGGATTACGGCAGCCCTTGGTCCGGATGGCAAAGTACTGTCACAGCTAGGTGACTTTACTCAAGGCGTGCTCAGTCTCAAGATCCAAGCCTACTCCGGCAAAACTCCATATGTACTTTGGGGAAATGCGCCTATTTTGGGCCTTTCTTGCCTCTTGCTAATCCTAGGTCTGATTCGCCAAAAACGAATCTAATCGCTATTTCATGCTTCGCTAGCTTAGCCATGTAAAATCAAAGGCTTAGCCAGGTAAATCATGCTTACTTTTCAGCAAATCATTCTCAAACTCCAAGATTACTGGGACCAACAAGGTTGCGCCCTATTGCAACCTATTGACCTTGAGGTCGGTGCCGGTACATCTCATACAGCCACTTTCTTGAGGGCCATTGGTCCCGAGCCATGGAAAGCGGCTTACGTGCAACCCTCGCGCAGACCAAAAGATGGCCGCTATGGAGAAAATCCAAACCGTTTGCAGCACTACTACCAATACCAAGTAGTACTGAAACCTGCGCCAGAAAATATCCTTGAGCTCTACTTGGGCTCCCTTGCCGCTCTGGGCCTTGATCTTCAAAAGAACGATGTACGTTTTGTTGAGGACGACTGGGAAAACCCAACTTTGGGCGCTTGGGGCTTGGGGTGGGAAGTTTGGCTTAACGGTATGGAAGTGACACAGTTCACCTACTTCCAGCAAGTTGGCGGCATTGACTGTAAACCTGTTTTAGGCGAAATCACATACGGTATTGAGCGCCTAGCGATGTACATCCAAAATTGCTCCAACGTATACGACCTCGTTTGGGCGGATGGCATCTCGTATGGTGACGTGTATCACCAAAATGAAGTGGAGCAGTCTTGCTACAACTTTGAACACTCCAATACCGACCTATTATTTGCAAACTTCACCAATTACGAAAGTGAAGCTAAGCGTTTGATGGAAGTGCCATTAGCATTACCCGCTTATGAAATGGTACTGAAGGCTGGACACACTTTTAACTTACTTGACGCTCGAGGCGCCATCTCCGTTACCGAGCGTGCGGCCTATATCGGACGCATCCGTAATCTCTCTCGTGCAGTAGCACAGGCTTACTTCGAGTCTCGTGAGAAATTGGGATTCCCGATGTGTCAACGTCAATCCAAAGCCTAAGCAGCTCGATCTAATTATGAGTACACCAAACTCCCTCTCTCAATCAGATAATCTTCTGATTGAAGTATTTACCGAAGAGCTTCCTCCAAAATCATTACGTCGCTTGGGCGATGCTTTTAGTGAGGGCATCTATTCAGTCCTGAAGGCCGCCGGGCTCTTGAGTGAAAACTCCGTTGCCACCGGGTATGCGACCCCGCGCCGCCTTGCGGTTCAAGTAACAAATGTATTGAACCAAGCCCCAGACTATCCAGTACGTGAAAAGTTATTACCAACCAGCATTGCTTTTGATGCAGAAGGCAAACCTACCGCACCATTACAAAAGAAATTAGCCTCCTTGGGTTACGCTGATATCGATCTCTCGAGTCTTGAAAAATCGGGCGAAGGAAAAAATGAAGCGCTGTATCTCAATATTGTTGCCAAAGGTGCAGCGTTAGAGCAAACCGCTCAACAAGCACTTGAGCAAACACTCAGCAAATTACCAATCGCCAAAATGATGCACTATCAAGTGCTCCAAAAAAATGGTGAATTGGCGGATGTTGAGTTTGCACGTCCGGCACACCGCATCATTGCCCTGCATGGTAAACAAGTCCTTAATATCAGCGCCCTAGGCATTGATGCAGCCAACCAAACAGAAGGCCATCGCTTTTTAGCTCCAGGCGTCATTACGATCATATCCGCCGATCAGTACGAGTCCGATCTGACTGCTAAAGCCAAGGTGTTGCCTAGCTTTAATAAGCGCCGTGAATTTATTGAGTCTGCTTTATTAAAAGCTGCTGGCACCGATTTAGTTTTGATGCCAGAAAGTTTATTAGATGAAGTAACCGCCCTAGTTGAGTGGCCAGCAATTTATGAATGCCATTTTGATCAAGAGTTCTTGGAAGTGCCACAAGAGTGCTTGATTCTGACTATGCAAACCAACCAAAAATACTTTGCTTTGACTGATCAGCAAGGCAAGTTACGCAATCGTTTCCTCATTGTTTCTAATATCGAGACGGATAAGCCAGAGGCAATTATTTCTGGCAATGAGCGTGTAGTGCGCCCGCGCCTCTCTGATGCGCGCTTTTTCTTCCAACAAGATCAAAAGCGCCCATTAGCATCCCGTGTAGCTGATCTTGGAAAAGTGGTTTATCACAATCAGCTCGGCAATCAATTAGATCGCACCAAACGTGTTCAAGGAATTGCAGTGGGTATTGCTAAAGCTCTATCAGCCGATGAGATGCTAGCTAGCCGTGCTGCTGAAATTGCTAAAACCGATTTACTAACCGATATGGTTGGCGAATTCCCAGAGCTCCAAGGCATCATGGGTCGTTACTATGCAACGCATGACGGCGAAAATCCTGAAGTAGCCTCTGCTTGTAGCGAGCATTACATGCCTCGCTTTGCTGGCGATGCGTTGCCACAAACTCAAATCGGCACCATATTGGCAATCGCTGACAAGCTAGAAACTCTGGTAGGTATTTGGGGGGTTGGCCTTGCTCCTACTGGTGATAAAGACCCTTATGCTTTGCGTCGTCACGCTCTCGGCATCTGCCGCCTCCTACTAGAGAAGAATCTCAGCTTGAGCTTGCCTGATTTAATTGAGCTGGCTCGTAAGCAATTCCCGCAGAAAGATGTTCAAGAAAAAGCGAAGGCTGAAGATATTTACGCCTTCATCATTGATCGCCTGCGTGCTTACTTGCGTGATCAAGCAGTTGCTGGCAAGCCCTTCACCACTGAAGAGATTGATGCCGTATTGAGTCAGTCACCTGCTCAACTCAATGATTTAATTGATCGCTTAACTGCCTTGCGTGAATTTAATGCCTTGGTAGAAGCTGCTCAGTTAGCCGCTGCCAATAAGCGTATCAGCAATATTCTGAAAAAGAATGCTACTGCTATCCCTGCAGCCTGCTCAAGCAAGCTCTTACAAGTCCCAGCTGAAGTTGCATTACATCAGGCGCTTGAGAAGCTGACTCCGACATTGACTGCTGCTTATGAGCAACGTCAGTTTGTACATCTATTAAAAGCACTCGTAGCCTTAAGCGCCCCTATTGATCAGTTCTTTGCCGATGTCATGGTGATGGATCCGAATCCAGAGCTGCGCGATAACCGCCTGGCTCTCTTGCAACAACTTCACCAGAAAATGAATCTCATTGCCGACCTCGGCAAATTGGCATGAGCAACAGCTCTTCTAAACTCATCATTCTTGATCGCGATGGTGTGATCAATGAAGATCGCGATGATTATGTGAAGTCGAGTGACGAGTGGATTCCACTGCCGGGCAGTCTTGAAGCCATTGCACTACTGAATCAGGCTGGCTATCAAATTGCTGTAGCAACCAATCAATCCGGTCTAGGGCGCGGCTATTTCAATATCAATGACCTCCATGGCATGCATCTCAAAATGGAGAAACTACTCAAACCCTTGGGCGGTCATATCGATAGTATTTTCTTTTGCCCGCACACCGATGCCAATGCATGCGATTGCCGCAAGCCTCTACCAGGAATGATGAAAGAGATTGCCCTGCGCTACAAAAAAAATCAGAGCAGCACACCACTATTAGGAGTACCGATTGTTGGGGATTCCTTACGCGACCTTCAAGCAGGCATTGCTTTAGGCGCTAGCCCACACCTAGTATTAACGGGTAAAGGTAGCAAGACTTTGGATAAAGGCGGCCTCCCAGAGGGAACACAGATTCATACGAATTTGATGGCATTTGCTACTGCACTCTTAGAAGATCAGGTTTAATGCCAATATGACTTTTATTCGCTCAGCCCTATTTACACTCTTTTTGTTGATATTCACCCCAATTTGGTCGGTGCTTTGCATCCTCGTTTTCCCCTTCCTGAATCCTGAAAATCGCTATCGCTTCATTGGACTCTGGAATAAGGTAGTCATCTGGATCTTACAGCCACTCTGCGGAATTCGTTATGAGATTCGTGGGATAGAAAACATGATGGCAGTTTTAGATAAGCCTGTAGTTGTGCTGAGTAAGCATCAATCGGCAT
Encoded here:
- the glyQ gene encoding glycine--tRNA ligase subunit alpha, with translation MLTFQQIILKLQDYWDQQGCALLQPIDLEVGAGTSHTATFLRAIGPEPWKAAYVQPSRRPKDGRYGENPNRLQHYYQYQVVLKPAPENILELYLGSLAALGLDLQKNDVRFVEDDWENPTLGAWGLGWEVWLNGMEVTQFTYFQQVGGIDCKPVLGEITYGIERLAMYIQNCSNVYDLVWADGISYGDVYHQNEVEQSCYNFEHSNTDLLFANFTNYESEAKRLMEVPLALPAYEMVLKAGHTFNLLDARGAISVTERAAYIGRIRNLSRAVAQAYFESREKLGFPMCQRQSKA
- a CDS encoding HlyC/CorC family transporter, which produces MPDPNKSLLERLADFLTPQPTSPIERRQELIDTLREAQAEGLIDADALSMIEGVFQVGQLCARDILIPRAQIDWIDINQPLSEIIKNVITAAHSRFPVFEGNRDNVIGTLLAKDLLRHSTEKDFQVRDWLRPAVFIPESKRLSVLLRDFKDNRNHLAIVVDEYSGVAGVITIEDVLEQIVGDIEDEHDVDEEADNLISLDNGDIRVKGITELDQFNETLGTQFEVEDIETVAGLVIQHLGRVPKMGELIEIDGVEFEVQRADPRQIHILLARQLPKKPS
- the ybeY gene encoding rRNA maturation RNase YbeY — encoded protein: MASKKTSPTKLEIDIQFASATIEEKVLAIASLAAIKKWVKAAVQFNGLITLRFVNAAEGKKLNFAFRKKDYATNVLTFPYELTTKTLVADVIFCLPVIQKEASEQNKSVKAHLAHLIIHGCLHAQGLDHENDQEAKKMEGKEIALLKSLGFANPYAPI
- the gmhB gene encoding D-glycero-beta-D-manno-heptose 1,7-bisphosphate 7-phosphatase, with translation MSNSSSKLIILDRDGVINEDRDDYVKSSDEWIPLPGSLEAIALLNQAGYQIAVATNQSGLGRGYFNINDLHGMHLKMEKLLKPLGGHIDSIFFCPHTDANACDCRKPLPGMMKEIALRYKKNQSSTPLLGVPIVGDSLRDLQAGIALGASPHLVLTGKGSKTLDKGGLPEGTQIHTNLMAFATALLEDQV
- the glyS gene encoding glycine--tRNA ligase subunit beta, encoding MSTPNSLSQSDNLLIEVFTEELPPKSLRRLGDAFSEGIYSVLKAAGLLSENSVATGYATPRRLAVQVTNVLNQAPDYPVREKLLPTSIAFDAEGKPTAPLQKKLASLGYADIDLSSLEKSGEGKNEALYLNIVAKGAALEQTAQQALEQTLSKLPIAKMMHYQVLQKNGELADVEFARPAHRIIALHGKQVLNISALGIDAANQTEGHRFLAPGVITIISADQYESDLTAKAKVLPSFNKRREFIESALLKAAGTDLVLMPESLLDEVTALVEWPAIYECHFDQEFLEVPQECLILTMQTNQKYFALTDQQGKLRNRFLIVSNIETDKPEAIISGNERVVRPRLSDARFFFQQDQKRPLASRVADLGKVVYHNQLGNQLDRTKRVQGIAVGIAKALSADEMLASRAAEIAKTDLLTDMVGEFPELQGIMGRYYATHDGENPEVASACSEHYMPRFAGDALPQTQIGTILAIADKLETLVGIWGVGLAPTGDKDPYALRRHALGICRLLLEKNLSLSLPDLIELARKQFPQKDVQEKAKAEDIYAFIIDRLRAYLRDQAVAGKPFTTEEIDAVLSQSPAQLNDLIDRLTALREFNALVEAAQLAAANKRISNILKKNATAIPAACSSKLLQVPAEVALHQALEKLTPTLTAAYEQRQFVHLLKALVALSAPIDQFFADVMVMDPNPELRDNRLALLQQLHQKMNLIADLGKLA
- a CDS encoding rhodanese-like domain-containing protein, producing the protein MKLKLGYQELIANAMAQIETVPLEQAQKFLDEENTVFVDIRDVRELERDGMIPGAIHAPRGMLEFWVDPESPYYKPVFGEGKRLVLYCASAWRSALATETLQKMGVPGICHLEGGFSAWKKAELPVAEKHAKPHPG
- the miaB gene encoding tRNA (N6-isopentenyl adenosine(37)-C2)-methylthiotransferase MiaB encodes the protein MKKLYIKTFGCQMNEYDSGKMADLLHADEGMVMTDTPEDADVVLLNTCSIREKAEDKVFSDLGRLRELKKTKPNLLIGVGGCVASQEGQQIISRAPYVDVVFGPQTLHRLSDLITQRRETGRPQVDISFPEIEKFDHLPASRQTRGSAYVSIMEGCSKYCSYCVVPYTRGEEVSRPFDDVLTEVAGLAAQGVKEIVLLGQNVNAYLGKMGGGEEIADFALLIEYIAEIPGVERIRFTTSHPKEFTQRLIDVYAKVPKLVSHLHLPVQHASDSVLSAMKRGYTALEYKSIIRKMRAVRPDLTLSSDFIVGFPGETDEDFAKLLKMVEELNFDNSFCFIFSARPGTPAANLSDDTPYEVKLKRLQTLLALVESQANQISKNMLGNTERVLVEGLAKDGVNLQGRAANNRVIHFTAPNDDIESLIGQIVDIRITEVLNYTLRGDLMIESIPVPTHTH
- a CDS encoding putative Na+/H+ antiporter; this encodes MNFTPTELGASIIFAIAVLHTFCTSYFETLAKKSPRHAGLWHLLGEVEIVFGFWAAILIIFMWLANDLATAKEYANKRNFTEPLFVFAIMVVAGSKPILHFATQLLYQLGKAIQLVLRTKQAPTLYFLTLSITPLLGSLITEPAAMTLAAFLLRDLVYRHKCSTSLLFGTLGVLFVNISIGGTLTNFAAPPVLMVASTWGWSTAFMFANFGLEAMVAIFINAGVITLLFHKQLVEPSSKSGHVRIPLTITVIHLLFLLGIVGFAHDPVIFMWLLLFFIGYTTAYPKHQSPLILREALLVGFFLGGLVVLGALQGWWLQPILETMSPTAVFYGSLALTAITDNAALTYLGSLVQGTSPEFKLALVGGAVAGGGLTVIANAPNPAGLAILRSYFPNAAVSAGLLFLAAIPPTIVAILALRLL
- the lnt gene encoding apolipoprotein N-acyltransferase; amino-acid sequence: MIDLQSARASNSIHLLLLFFLGALLAFAAELPYGGWIQIPILGLIWWRMNQQPNPSIKKQFISGMSFGLGYFVLGLWWIYISLHDVGGMHAVVSCLAVFLLAAGMGLFFSSATLALCLPQRRYLTGLVLAASWVFIEYLRSVVLTGFPWMGFAEAQFNGPFAPVAPFFGGLACTFLVVWVSWEISQLKKNIFFSSACIISTIALAQLASFWTFTKPVGEPLSVRLIQGNFEQSLKFNRKAIEEQFSFYTNAIESQSADLIITPETAYPWPQSNLPVGLLESLQQFSNNTSSNVLLGLIGEVSNSTGVKYTNRALGLSPNTPGYLYDKSHLVPFGEFIPPGFQWFVNAFHVPMSDFARGTLDQAPFSIVRSGQDAIQAAITICYEDVFGGELASRIRESSKPVNLLINMTNLAWFGNSQAPAQQLRLSQLRSLETGLPALRATNTGITAALGPDGKVLSQLGDFTQGVLSLKIQAYSGKTPYVLWGNAPILGLSCLLLILGLIRQKRI